The genomic region TCAAATTGAAGACCGGAGATCGTTTTGCCATGTACTTTATTGATGATGTTCCGAGGGGGAGGCCGTTTACAGTTTCAGGGATATACCGTACGAGCCTGGTGGAATTCGACAGGCAGTTTATACTGGTTGACATCGCCCACATTCAGAACCTCAATAACTGGGACAGTTCACAGGTTTCCGGCTTTGAAATTCTGATAAACGATTACAAAGATCTTGACAGGATCTCAGCCGGAGTATTCAATGTTGCCGGTGTACAGTTCAATCCTGATGGCTCCAAATTGCGGGTCATCAATATAAGGGACCGGTACCCGCAGATTTTCGACTGGCTGGGATTAATTGATAAGAACGTGTGGGTGTTGCTGGGACTGATGCTTGTTGTATCTGCATTTAACATGATTTCGGGATTGCTTATCATTATCCTGGACCGAACCACCATGATTGGTATTCTGAAAGCTCTTGGCATGAACAATCGCGGGATCAGGAGCATATTCCTGTACCAGTCTTTTTACCTGATCATAAAGGGGCTTTTCTGGGGTAACCTGGCTGGTATCAGCCTATGCCTTATTCAGCATTATTTTAAAGTCATTACCCTTAACCCGGAATCGTATTTTCTTGAATTTGTCCCCGTGAACTTCAATCTGAGCCACTTGTTTTTGTTGAATGCAGGCACGCTGATCATAACACTGGCCGTGTTGATTTTGCCTTCAATGGTAATAGCGCGGATTGATCCGTCAAAAACTATACGATTTGACTGATGGATGCACGATGGGTTGAACGCCTTAAAAATGAGCTCACAAGGCCCCTCCCCGGAATTGAAGCACAGATGAGGCTTTCACCGCCGGCTCGCAATCTTATTGAGCCTGACAGGCAAACCCGAGAGAGTGCGGTGATGATTATGCTTTATCCGGTTGGTGAAGAAATAACCACAGTGTTCATTAAAAGGACGGAATACGAAGGAGTTCATAGTGGCCAGGTCAGTTTGCCCGGCGGTATGCGTAAGAAGAGTGATGTAACTCTTGAGCAAACGGCCTTACGTGAAACGTTTGAGGAAACAGGAGTTTCACCCGAACTGATACAGGTTATCGGGCACCTGACTTCATTGCATATACCGGTAAGCGGTAATCTGGTCTTTCCCTTTGTCGGAATCTGCGAAAATAAACCGTTGTTCATTCCTGATCCTTTCGAGGTGAAGTATCTAATTGAAGCAAGCCTGGATGAATTAACGAATCCGTCAAATAGAAAAAGTAAGGTAATGTCAATTGCAGGGTATGAAATAGACAT from Bacteroidales bacterium harbors:
- a CDS encoding FtsX-like permease family protein, which gives rise to MAQSSHKTGLFIATRLTFNKDEGSTFSGPIVRISIAGIALSLAVMIIAVATVTGFKNEIRRKIIGFGSHIQIVNYDANSSFETEPVSKAQPFLPLLNTIPGIRHVQVFATKPGIIKTRSDIQGAIAKGVGSDFDWSFFSENLVEGSVFSVSDSVKTDKVLISKYFADLLKLKTGDRFAMYFIDDVPRGRPFTVSGIYRTSLVEFDRQFILVDIAHIQNLNNWDSSQVSGFEILINDYKDLDRISAGVFNVAGVQFNPDGSKLRVINIRDRYPQIFDWLGLIDKNVWVLLGLMLVVSAFNMISGLLIIILDRTTMIGILKALGMNNRGIRSIFLYQSFYLIIKGLFWGNLAGISLCLIQHYFKVITLNPESYFLEFVPVNFNLSHLFLLNAGTLIITLAVLILPSMVIARIDPSKTIRFD
- a CDS encoding CoA pyrophosphatase, which translates into the protein MDARWVERLKNELTRPLPGIEAQMRLSPPARNLIEPDRQTRESAVMIMLYPVGEEITTVFIKRTEYEGVHSGQVSLPGGMRKKSDVTLEQTALRETFEETGVSPELIQVIGHLTSLHIPVSGNLVFPFVGICENKPLFIPDPFEVKYLIEASLDELTNPSNRKSKVMSIAGYEIDIPYFDIQGDHIWGATAMIMSEFLEVVERV